From a region of the Myxococcaceae bacterium JPH2 genome:
- a CDS encoding response regulator, translated as MKPKVLIVENSWTMRETLRLLLSGEFDCTVSADGEAGLALALAQPPDLLLSDVNMDGLDGYALCRRFRAEPSLQHIPVVFVSGYAPRPGEAAEQPGPDAYLVKPVKPAVLIAQLHAVLQRARGAAAERAAGER; from the coding sequence GTGAAGCCCAAGGTCCTCATCGTCGAGAACTCCTGGACCATGCGCGAGACGCTGCGGCTCTTGCTGTCCGGTGAGTTCGACTGCACGGTGTCCGCCGACGGCGAAGCGGGGCTGGCGCTGGCGCTGGCGCAGCCGCCGGACCTGCTCCTGTCGGACGTGAACATGGACGGCCTGGATGGCTACGCGCTGTGCCGTCGGTTCCGCGCCGAGCCGAGCCTCCAGCACATCCCCGTCGTCTTCGTCAGCGGCTACGCACCGCGTCCAGGCGAAGCCGCCGAGCAGCCCGGACCGGATGCGTACCTGGTGAAGCCCGTGAAGCCCGCGGTGCTCATCGCGCAGCTCCATGCCGTGCTGCAGCGCGCGCGGGGCGCCGCGGCGGAGCGGGCAGCGGGCGAGCGCTGA
- a CDS encoding protein kinase, whose amino-acid sequence MVVTGRYRVASLLGEGGMGRIWLADDTHEMRRVALKEMQVPAGLTQSKVEDLVLMFRHEFFAMKKLQHPSTLRVFDCGLTEAGNRFITMEVVGGQDLSTLVRDVPMEASALYRVLIQMAQVLAFIHSRLYVHCDIKASNVRITESGAVKLMDFGVMHQLGTPSPGRLKGTLEYLAPEWQRGASIDGRADLYSLGVMAYYLATRRLPFKRTNPAVLLADHLTRPPPRPSSLCPVDPHLEEIILLLMAKDPRERFQDAGELLEALCHASGEPLPEEPLSARASYLHVPEVVGREAELEGLMNGLAEADWGQSRAVLIGAPAGVGKTRLLQEFELQAKLAELPFGRGQCRAEGLAPLTPVTQALRCLLPHTPTEMLERLSPRLSRLLPWLSSDAPEGALREEGEEKLAFFEALAEWVRALGQRLPFVLCFEDLQWADSASLEVLNVLIRALHGTRGMLVGSFRSGELSRLSLAFQTVDEKLTARLDLEPLSAAHVGTLVELALPGLSMPEGFVTRLHATTGGNAFFATECLRMLVEAGALTRVGGRWSAAEDLGTRELPASIQDAVLARLASAPQEQVALLRRLAPAGRLLDLPLVRALAELPEAELFAVLDGIVERQFLQEVEGRYVFTHDTVHQAVYDTTPEAERRVHHGRVARALQALHAQRKGLARAVGWHFARSEEPQRAIVPLLEAGRAAIEAQALLDATLLLTEAAGLLEVAPDFPERADQLLRTWVSLVEVGYSSDPPTSLTYAERLSAHWAASPALELGRREALARLESAREGSATERAERLCPLFREVAVDARMAPVDVFWKHSELRILESMALTVLGRTEDFERLQERVKAEHPEDSPYRAGVLIARASLSAYSGQWAGVLEAQREQVERLRGFRNLVGRPPRRLAWALGMGGYLMNVNRALRGEPLDEEVVHEGLALAEAYGFLDVRAFHLFSRVARAAFTGDGAAFVPAFTEKAELVRRLGNPRLMERNLAVFTPPYYLERGEHELVAAVVARAESLARVMPEDQRLQYHVRVYQACRDVLFEDAAAARESLPRALEAARAGHLRMETLVRVYESRFEREQGNLAAARTAAEAALARALDPVLANPWDEILARRALAPLVPAEEGAQHLRRALLLAEATGNVLQVGHVYLAHAERQPAPEDSVRELEIAERAFLAAKAVNLHALAESLRGAMQRQCLVKRTA is encoded by the coding sequence ATGGTGGTGACGGGCCGCTACCGGGTGGCGTCGCTGTTGGGCGAGGGCGGCATGGGCCGCATCTGGCTGGCGGACGACACGCACGAGATGCGCCGCGTGGCGCTCAAGGAGATGCAGGTCCCCGCGGGGCTGACGCAGTCGAAGGTGGAGGACCTGGTGCTGATGTTCCGGCACGAGTTCTTCGCCATGAAGAAGCTGCAGCACCCGTCCACGCTGCGCGTGTTCGACTGCGGACTGACCGAGGCGGGCAATCGCTTCATCACGATGGAAGTGGTGGGCGGGCAGGACCTGAGCACGCTCGTGCGGGACGTGCCGATGGAGGCGAGCGCGCTGTACCGGGTGCTCATCCAGATGGCGCAGGTGTTGGCGTTCATCCACTCGCGCCTCTACGTGCACTGCGACATCAAGGCGAGCAACGTGCGCATCACCGAGTCCGGCGCGGTGAAGCTGATGGACTTCGGCGTGATGCACCAGCTGGGCACGCCGAGCCCGGGCCGCCTCAAGGGGACGCTGGAGTACCTGGCGCCGGAGTGGCAGCGCGGCGCGAGCATCGACGGGCGCGCGGACCTCTACTCGCTGGGCGTGATGGCCTACTACCTGGCCACGCGTCGGCTGCCGTTCAAGCGCACCAACCCCGCGGTGCTGCTGGCGGATCACCTGACGCGCCCGCCGCCGCGGCCCTCCAGCCTCTGCCCGGTGGATCCGCACCTGGAGGAGATCATCCTCCTGCTCATGGCGAAGGATCCGCGCGAGCGCTTCCAGGACGCGGGTGAACTCCTGGAGGCGCTGTGCCACGCCAGCGGCGAGCCGCTGCCCGAGGAGCCGCTGTCCGCGCGAGCCAGCTACCTCCACGTGCCCGAAGTGGTGGGGCGCGAAGCGGAGCTGGAGGGCCTGATGAACGGCCTGGCCGAGGCGGACTGGGGCCAGTCGCGCGCGGTGCTCATCGGCGCGCCCGCGGGCGTGGGCAAGACGCGGCTGCTGCAAGAGTTCGAGCTGCAGGCGAAGCTCGCGGAGCTGCCCTTCGGTCGAGGCCAGTGTCGCGCGGAGGGACTGGCGCCGCTGACGCCCGTGACGCAGGCCTTGCGGTGCCTCTTGCCGCACACGCCCACGGAGATGCTGGAGCGGCTGTCGCCCAGGCTGTCGCGCCTGTTGCCGTGGCTGTCCTCGGACGCGCCCGAGGGAGCGCTGCGCGAGGAGGGCGAGGAGAAGCTGGCGTTCTTCGAGGCGCTGGCCGAGTGGGTGCGCGCGCTGGGGCAGCGGTTGCCCTTCGTGCTGTGCTTCGAGGACCTGCAGTGGGCGGACAGCGCCTCGCTGGAGGTGCTCAACGTGCTCATCCGCGCGCTGCACGGCACGCGCGGAATGCTGGTAGGCAGCTTCCGCTCCGGTGAGCTGAGCCGGCTGAGCCTGGCCTTCCAGACGGTGGACGAGAAGCTCACCGCGCGGCTGGACCTGGAGCCCTTGTCCGCGGCGCACGTGGGCACGTTGGTGGAGCTGGCGCTGCCGGGCTTGTCCATGCCGGAGGGCTTCGTGACGCGGCTGCATGCCACGACAGGCGGCAACGCGTTCTTCGCCACCGAGTGCCTGCGCATGCTGGTGGAGGCGGGGGCGCTCACGCGCGTGGGCGGACGTTGGAGCGCGGCCGAGGACCTGGGCACGCGCGAGCTGCCCGCGAGCATCCAGGACGCGGTGCTGGCGCGACTGGCGAGCGCGCCCCAGGAGCAGGTGGCGCTCTTGCGGCGGCTCGCGCCCGCGGGTCGGTTGTTGGATCTCCCGCTCGTGCGCGCGCTGGCGGAGCTGCCCGAGGCGGAGCTGTTCGCGGTGCTCGATGGCATCGTCGAGCGGCAGTTCCTCCAGGAGGTGGAGGGCCGCTACGTCTTCACGCACGACACCGTGCACCAGGCCGTCTACGACACCACGCCCGAGGCCGAGCGGCGCGTCCATCATGGCCGGGTGGCTCGCGCGCTCCAGGCGCTGCACGCGCAAAGAAAGGGCCTGGCTCGGGCGGTGGGTTGGCACTTCGCGCGCTCGGAGGAGCCTCAGCGCGCCATCGTGCCGTTGCTGGAGGCGGGGCGCGCCGCCATCGAGGCCCAGGCGCTGCTGGATGCCACGCTGCTGCTGACGGAGGCCGCGGGGCTCCTGGAGGTGGCGCCAGACTTCCCGGAGCGCGCGGATCAGCTGCTGCGCACGTGGGTGTCGCTGGTGGAGGTGGGCTATTCGAGTGACCCGCCCACGTCGCTGACGTACGCGGAGCGCCTGTCCGCGCACTGGGCCGCGTCACCTGCGCTGGAGCTGGGCCGACGCGAGGCGCTCGCGAGGTTGGAGTCCGCGCGGGAGGGCTCGGCGACCGAGCGCGCGGAGCGGCTGTGCCCGCTCTTCCGCGAGGTGGCGGTGGATGCGCGCATGGCGCCGGTGGATGTCTTCTGGAAGCACTCCGAGCTGCGCATCCTGGAGAGCATGGCGCTGACCGTGCTGGGGCGCACCGAGGACTTCGAGCGGCTCCAGGAGCGCGTGAAGGCCGAGCACCCGGAGGACTCGCCGTATCGCGCGGGCGTGCTCATCGCGCGCGCTTCGCTCAGCGCATACAGCGGCCAGTGGGCCGGCGTGCTGGAGGCGCAGCGCGAGCAGGTGGAGCGGCTGCGGGGCTTCCGCAACCTGGTGGGCCGGCCGCCTCGGCGACTCGCGTGGGCGCTGGGGATGGGCGGCTACTTGATGAACGTCAACCGCGCCCTGCGCGGTGAGCCGCTGGACGAAGAGGTCGTCCACGAGGGGCTGGCGCTCGCGGAGGCCTACGGCTTCCTGGACGTGCGCGCCTTCCACCTGTTCTCGCGCGTGGCGCGCGCGGCCTTCACCGGAGACGGCGCCGCGTTCGTGCCCGCGTTCACCGAGAAGGCCGAGCTGGTGCGCCGGCTGGGCAACCCCCGGTTGATGGAGCGCAACCTCGCCGTCTTCACGCCGCCGTACTACCTGGAGCGCGGCGAGCACGAGCTGGTGGCCGCGGTGGTGGCGCGCGCGGAGTCGCTCGCGCGGGTGATGCCGGAGGATCAGCGGCTGCAGTACCACGTGCGCGTGTACCAGGCGTGCCGGGACGTGCTGTTCGAGGACGCGGCGGCGGCGCGCGAGTCGCTGCCGCGGGCGCTGGAGGCCGCGCGCGCGGGCCACCTGCGCATGGAGACGCTGGTGCGCGTGTACGAGTCCCGCTTCGAGCGGGAGCAGGGCAACCTCGCGGCGGCGCGCACCGCGGCGGAGGCCGCGCTGGCTCGCGCGTTGGATCCCGTGCTGGCCAATCCCTGGGACGAAATCCTGGCGCGCCGGGCCCTGGCGCCCTTGGTGCCCGCGGAAGAAGGCGCGCAGCACCTGCGGCGCGCGCTGCTCCTGGCCGAGGCCACGGGCAACGTCCTCCAGGTGGGCCACGTCTACCTCGCCCATGCGGAGCGCCAGCCCGCGCCCGAGGACTCGGTGCGCGAGCTGGAGATCGCCGAGCGCGCCTTCCTCGCGGCGAAGGCGGTGAACCTCCATGCGCTGGCCGAGTCGCTGCGGGGCGCGATGCAGCGCCAGTGTCTGGTGAAGCGCACGGCCTGA
- a CDS encoding aldose epimerase: MSAPFPGIAGLDTYALRDGECRVEVIPSRGALVTRMVVGGDEVLFLDAASVADPSKNVRGGIPVLFPIAGPLPGDTYPAERKAYTLPQHGFARRLPWTVRQAEDSLLVVGLSSSEETLKQFPWAFDAQLTFSLVGHRLTLDFDVENRDSRPLPLHLGFHPYFSVPDAAKAEARVDTDATHAWDNHHKREVPFTGFDLTLDEVDLHLRDHSRPGTRLDRGPGLRPVTLSWSPEFRLLVVWTLKGKDFVCVEPWTAAGGALATGEGLLHVAPGERASLAFDIEA; this comes from the coding sequence ATGAGTGCTCCGTTCCCGGGCATCGCGGGTCTGGACACCTATGCCTTGCGTGATGGCGAGTGCCGCGTGGAGGTCATCCCCTCCCGCGGCGCGCTCGTCACGCGCATGGTGGTGGGAGGCGACGAGGTCCTCTTCCTCGACGCCGCCTCCGTGGCCGACCCTTCCAAGAACGTGCGGGGCGGCATCCCCGTGCTGTTTCCCATCGCTGGCCCGCTGCCGGGCGACACGTATCCGGCGGAGCGCAAGGCGTACACCCTGCCGCAGCACGGCTTCGCGCGGCGGCTGCCGTGGACCGTGCGGCAGGCGGAGGACTCGCTCTTGGTGGTGGGCCTGTCCTCCTCCGAGGAGACGCTGAAACAGTTCCCCTGGGCGTTCGATGCGCAGCTCACCTTCTCGCTGGTGGGCCACCGCCTCACGCTGGACTTCGACGTGGAGAACCGGGACTCGCGGCCCTTGCCGCTGCACCTGGGCTTCCACCCGTACTTCAGCGTCCCCGACGCAGCGAAGGCCGAGGCGCGCGTGGACACCGACGCCACGCACGCGTGGGACAACCACCACAAGCGAGAGGTGCCCTTCACGGGGTTCGACCTCACGCTCGATGAAGTGGACCTGCACCTGCGCGACCACTCGCGTCCTGGCACCCGCCTGGACCGAGGGCCGGGCCTGCGTCCGGTGACGCTCTCGTGGAGCCCCGAGTTCCGCCTGCTCGTCGTGTGGACGTTGAAGGGGAAGGACTTCGTCTGCGTGGAGCCCTGGACTGCGGCCGGGGGCGCGCTCGCCACCGGTGAGGGCCTGCTGCACGTGGCGCCGGGGGAGCGCGCGTCGCTCGCCTTCGACATCGAGGCCTGA
- a CDS encoding DsbA family protein: MANAPLRFYFDYISPYAYLAWTRMPALAARHGRALEPVPVLFAGMLNALGSIGPAEIPPKRVWVFKQTFRLAHDLGVPFAPPPAHPFNPLLALRVTAAVSEPEARARLISALYAATWGGGTGIETPEQVGAVIASVGLDAPALLAAARSDEVKERVRRDTEAALAAGAFGVPSVLADGELFWGQDSLGHLEQFLRGEDPLTAADLARWQHLPASASRR; the protein is encoded by the coding sequence ATGGCGAATGCCCCGCTGCGCTTCTATTTCGACTACATCTCACCCTACGCGTACCTCGCCTGGACGCGGATGCCCGCGCTGGCCGCGCGGCACGGGCGCGCGCTGGAGCCGGTGCCCGTCCTCTTCGCGGGGATGCTCAACGCGCTGGGCTCCATTGGCCCCGCGGAGATTCCGCCCAAGCGCGTGTGGGTCTTCAAGCAGACCTTCCGACTGGCCCATGACCTGGGCGTGCCCTTCGCGCCCCCGCCCGCGCATCCGTTCAATCCGCTCCTCGCGCTGCGCGTGACGGCGGCGGTGAGCGAGCCCGAGGCGCGCGCGCGGCTCATCTCGGCGCTCTACGCGGCCACCTGGGGCGGCGGCACGGGCATCGAGACGCCGGAGCAGGTGGGCGCCGTCATCGCGTCCGTGGGGCTGGATGCCCCGGCGCTCCTGGCCGCGGCCCGCTCGGACGAGGTCAAGGAGCGCGTGCGCCGCGACACCGAGGCGGCGCTGGCGGCGGGCGCGTTCGGCGTGCCCTCCGTCCTGGCGGATGGCGAGCTGTTCTGGGGACAGGACTCGCTGGGTCACCTGGAGCAGTTCCTGCGCGGCGAGGATCCGCTCACCGCCGCGGACCTGGCGCGTTGGCAGCACCTGCCCGCGTCGGCGTCCCGGCGCTGA
- the pruA gene encoding L-glutamate gamma-semialdehyde dehydrogenase — MINAIPRVPAPKNEPVLSHAPGTPERAELQATLKRMSGEKIEIPVVIGGKHIRTGKTDTVRMPHKHQHVLATLHEADASHVEQAIQNALSVKEEWARMPFHARAAIFLRAAELLATRYRPLLNASTMLGQSKTAHQAEIDASCELIDFLRYNVHFAEQILSTQPENSPQTWNMLDYRPLDGFVFAVAPFNFSSIAVNLAVTPAIMGNVVLWKPSSTAALSAWYGLELLREAGLPDGVINMLPGDGPTVGNPVMASPHLGGIHFTGSTPTFNSMWRTVGENIGRYKQYPRLVGETGGKDFIFAHASAADDLEALAVAIVRGGFEYQGQKCSAASRVYVPESLWGKLKPRLQELIHELRMGDVADFRNFMGAVIDEKSFKKVSSYIELAKTGGSEATIVAGGETDRSEGWFVRPTLVQLTNPRHRIMQEEIFAPLVGLHVYPDNRFEETLRECDQSAAYALTGAVFARDRKAIETMQRELRHAAGNFYINDKPTGAVVGQQPFGGSRASGTNDKSGSMINLFRWSSPRTIKENFVPPTKVAYPFMDVDPREGK; from the coding sequence GTGATCAACGCCATTCCCCGCGTCCCCGCTCCCAAGAACGAGCCCGTCCTTTCGCACGCCCCCGGCACGCCGGAGCGCGCCGAGCTCCAGGCCACGCTCAAGCGCATGAGCGGCGAGAAGATCGAGATCCCCGTCGTCATCGGCGGCAAGCACATCCGCACCGGCAAGACGGACACCGTGCGCATGCCGCACAAGCACCAGCACGTGCTGGCCACGCTGCACGAGGCGGATGCCAGCCACGTGGAGCAGGCCATCCAGAACGCCCTCTCCGTCAAGGAAGAGTGGGCGCGGATGCCCTTCCACGCGCGCGCCGCCATCTTCCTGCGCGCCGCGGAGCTGCTGGCCACGCGCTACCGCCCGCTGCTCAACGCGTCCACCATGCTGGGCCAGTCGAAGACGGCGCATCAGGCGGAGATCGACGCGTCCTGCGAGCTCATCGACTTCCTGCGCTACAACGTCCACTTCGCCGAGCAGATCCTCTCCACGCAGCCGGAGAACTCGCCGCAGACGTGGAACATGCTGGACTACCGGCCGCTGGACGGCTTCGTGTTCGCCGTCGCGCCGTTCAACTTCTCGTCCATCGCCGTCAACCTGGCCGTGACGCCCGCCATCATGGGCAACGTGGTGCTGTGGAAGCCGTCCTCCACCGCGGCGCTCAGCGCGTGGTACGGCCTGGAGCTGTTGCGCGAGGCGGGCCTGCCCGACGGCGTCATCAACATGCTGCCCGGCGACGGTCCCACCGTGGGCAACCCGGTGATGGCCAGCCCGCACCTGGGCGGCATCCACTTCACCGGCTCCACGCCGACCTTCAACAGCATGTGGCGCACCGTGGGCGAGAACATCGGCCGCTACAAGCAGTACCCGCGGCTGGTGGGCGAGACGGGCGGCAAGGACTTCATCTTCGCGCACGCGTCCGCGGCGGATGACCTGGAGGCGCTCGCCGTCGCCATCGTCCGGGGCGGCTTCGAGTACCAGGGCCAGAAGTGCTCGGCGGCCAGCCGCGTCTACGTGCCCGAGTCGCTGTGGGGCAAGCTCAAGCCGCGCCTCCAGGAGCTGATCCACGAGCTGCGCATGGGCGACGTGGCGGACTTCCGCAACTTCATGGGCGCCGTCATCGACGAGAAGTCCTTCAAGAAGGTCTCCTCGTACATCGAGCTGGCGAAGACGGGCGGCAGCGAGGCGACCATCGTCGCCGGCGGCGAGACGGACCGCAGCGAGGGCTGGTTCGTGCGCCCCACGCTGGTGCAGCTGACCAACCCGCGCCACCGCATCATGCAGGAGGAAATCTTCGCGCCGCTGGTGGGCCTGCACGTCTACCCGGACAACCGCTTCGAGGAGACGCTGCGCGAGTGCGACCAGTCCGCAGCCTACGCGCTCACGGGCGCGGTGTTCGCGCGCGACCGCAAGGCCATCGAGACCATGCAGCGCGAGCTGCGCCACGCGGCGGGCAACTTCTACATCAACGACAAGCCCACGGGCGCCGTCGTGGGTCAGCAGCCCTTCGGCGGCTCGCGCGCGTCGGGCACGAACGACAAGTCGGGCTCGATGATCAACCTGTTCCGCTGGAGCAGCCCGCGCACCATCAAGGAGAACTTCGTCCCGCCGACGAAGGTCGCCTATCCGTTCATGGACGTGGATCCGCGCGAGGGGAAGTAA